Proteins found in one Aneurinibacillus uraniidurans genomic segment:
- a CDS encoding VOC family protein codes for MFKSGNVSVMVADFKKAVQFYVETLGLKLTHQVEGHLAVVEAPGLTISLLYTAGEQRSQQGKSGSMSIGFEVQTLESAIEILKSRGVEFQHFMEENATRLAHFSDPDGNPLYLIELK; via the coding sequence ATGTTCAAGAGTGGCAATGTAAGTGTCATGGTAGCAGATTTTAAAAAAGCAGTACAATTTTACGTCGAAACCCTTGGATTAAAGCTGACACACCAAGTGGAAGGGCATTTGGCGGTAGTCGAAGCGCCGGGATTGACAATTTCGCTACTATATACTGCCGGAGAACAACGTTCACAACAAGGGAAATCAGGGAGCATGTCTATTGGATTTGAAGTACAAACATTAGAGTCAGCAATCGAGATACTGAAATCCCGTGGTGTTGAATTCCAACATTTCATGGAAGAAAATGCAACTAGGCTCGCACACTTCAGTGATCCTGATGGTAATCCCCTTTACTTGATTGAGCTTAAGTAA
- the lysA gene encoding diaminopimelate decarboxylase — protein MFLHGTSRVNERGHLEIGGCDAADLVRTYGTPLYVYDEALIREKCQTYVKAFEETGFRFQVAYASKAFMCMKMCRLVAEENMSLDVVSGGELYTALKAGFPAARIHFHGNNKTEDELVMALDAGIGCFVVDNFYELEILNDLAREREVIVPIMLRLTPGIEAHTHEYISTGQDDSKFGFGVATGQALAAVKHALDKEAVRLLGIHSHIGSQIFDTVGFVGAVEVLGAFLEQVRTETGYEVEVLNLGGGFGIRYTEEDTPLPVDEYVKVITDEVRRQFSARAYRMPEIWIEPGRSIVGDAGTTLYTVGSIKDIPGIRKYVAVDGGMTDNIRPALYQAKYEAALANKMNEQPAETVSIAGKCCESGDMLIWDYMLPEAKPGDILAISCTGAYGYSMANNYNRIRRPAVVFVKDGRAEVVVERETYDDLIKNDRLHAGAAQR, from the coding sequence GTGTTTTTACACGGAACAAGCAGAGTGAATGAGAGGGGACATCTAGAGATTGGGGGTTGTGATGCAGCCGATCTAGTACGTACATACGGAACGCCGTTGTATGTGTACGATGAGGCGCTGATTCGCGAGAAATGTCAGACTTATGTGAAAGCATTTGAAGAAACGGGATTCCGTTTTCAAGTGGCGTATGCCAGCAAGGCGTTTATGTGCATGAAAATGTGCCGTCTTGTAGCAGAGGAAAATATGTCGCTTGATGTTGTATCAGGTGGCGAGTTATATACAGCGCTGAAAGCGGGTTTTCCGGCTGCACGCATTCATTTCCACGGCAATAATAAGACAGAAGATGAGCTGGTAATGGCACTTGATGCCGGAATTGGCTGTTTTGTTGTAGATAATTTCTATGAGCTTGAAATTCTGAATGATCTGGCAAGGGAACGTGAGGTGATTGTCCCGATCATGCTGCGTCTTACACCGGGGATTGAAGCACATACACATGAGTATATTTCAACCGGCCAGGATGATTCAAAGTTCGGCTTCGGTGTGGCAACTGGTCAGGCGCTTGCGGCAGTGAAGCATGCGCTGGATAAAGAAGCTGTTCGCTTGCTGGGGATTCATTCTCATATCGGATCGCAAATTTTTGATACGGTTGGTTTTGTTGGTGCAGTTGAAGTACTAGGAGCGTTCCTGGAACAGGTACGTACTGAGACTGGATACGAAGTGGAAGTGCTTAACTTAGGTGGGGGTTTCGGCATTCGTTATACAGAGGAAGATACACCGCTTCCGGTTGACGAGTATGTGAAGGTCATTACCGATGAGGTGCGCCGTCAGTTCAGTGCACGTGCATATCGCATGCCTGAGATTTGGATTGAGCCGGGCCGCAGCATTGTTGGCGATGCGGGAACGACACTGTATACAGTCGGTTCGATTAAGGATATTCCAGGCATCCGCAAGTATGTAGCTGTTGATGGGGGAATGACCGATAACATTCGTCCTGCGCTGTATCAGGCAAAATATGAGGCAGCACTTGCGAATAAGATGAACGAGCAGCCAGCTGAGACGGTATCGATTGCGGGCAAATGCTGTGAGAGCGGTGATATGCTGATCTGGGATTACATGCTGCCGGAAGCAAAACCAGGTGATATTCTGGCGATCTCCTGTACTGGCGCATATGGGTATTCGATGGCGAACAACTACAATCGTATTCGTCGTCCTGCTGTCGTGTTTGTGAAGGATGGCCGCGCTGAAGTCGTGGTTGAGCGGGAAACATATGACGATCTCATTAAAAATGATCGTCTGCATGCAGGAGCTGCACAGAGATAA
- a CDS encoding stage V sporulation protein AE — MERIRRNVILITDGDMVARQAVETVARRIGGRCISRSSGNPTPLSGKEIVTLIKQTPYDPVLVMFDDNGDGRMGRGEQALYYVSTHPDITVLGAIAVASKTKYALGVEVDVCIDRYGRVTRKAVNKNGFVEKGTKAYIIGDTVDVLNMLRVPVIVGIGDIGKMKGRDEQCFGYPVTMAAVSFILKRSGYHPANT, encoded by the coding sequence ATGGAACGCATTCGGCGCAACGTGATTTTGATTACGGATGGCGATATGGTAGCCAGGCAGGCTGTTGAGACGGTGGCCCGCCGGATTGGGGGACGCTGTATTTCCCGTTCGTCTGGCAATCCGACACCGCTTAGCGGAAAAGAAATTGTTACCCTCATTAAGCAGACGCCATATGATCCTGTACTGGTCATGTTTGACGATAACGGAGACGGTCGCATGGGCCGGGGGGAGCAGGCGCTGTATTATGTCTCCACGCATCCTGATATTACGGTACTTGGTGCAATTGCGGTTGCTTCTAAAACGAAATACGCACTCGGGGTGGAAGTGGATGTATGTATTGATCGCTATGGCCGTGTGACTCGAAAAGCGGTTAATAAAAATGGGTTTGTTGAGAAAGGGACAAAGGCATATATTATAGGGGATACGGTTGATGTGTTAAACATGCTGCGTGTTCCGGTTATTGTTGGCATCGGAGATATTGGGAAGATGAAGGGACGGGATGAGCAGTGTTTTGGCTATCCGGTTACGATGGCGGCTGTTTCTTTTATATTAAAGCGTAGCGGATATCATCCAGCAAATACGTAG